One segment of Bacteroides caecimuris DNA contains the following:
- a CDS encoding tetratricopeptide repeat protein has translation MKIKIGWLFVTVLVLTSCGGTRSMRTAKTAVKADASFLVKESLLPVEQQRKYDYFFLEAMRMKEKNEYDAAFGLLQHCLDINSNASSALYEISQYYMFLRQVPQGQAALEQAVAYAPDNFWYSQGLVGLYQQQNELDKAVTLLEKMVTRFPLKQEPLFNLLDIYSRQEKYNDVISTLNRLEKRLGKNEQLSMEKFRIYLQMKDDKKAFQEIESLVQEYPMDMRYQVILGDVYLQNGRKQEAYDAYQKVLAVEPDNPMALFSMASYYEQTGQKELYQQQLDTLLLNKKVASDTKISVMRQVIVENEQSSAKDSTQVIALFDRMMEQDMDDPQIPMLYSQYLLSKNMEQEAVPVLEQVVNLDPANKAARLMLVSAAMKKEDHKQIIKVCEPGIEATPDALELYYYLAIAYHQAEQTDSVLSVCSRALEHVTADTRKEVISDFYSIMGDVYHTKQQMAEAYAAYDSSLVYNPSNIGALNNYAYYLSVERRDLDKAEEMSYKTVKAEPNNSTYLDTYAWILFEKGNYAEARIYIDNALKNDGEKSDVIVEHCGDIYFMTGDVEGALKYWKKALEMGSESKTLKRKIEKKKYIAE, from the coding sequence TGCGTACAGCAAAAACAGCAGTGAAGGCGGATGCATCCTTTTTGGTAAAAGAGTCATTGCTTCCTGTTGAACAACAGCGTAAATATGACTATTTCTTTTTGGAAGCCATGCGGATGAAAGAAAAGAATGAGTATGATGCGGCATTTGGATTGTTGCAGCATTGTCTGGATATCAATTCGAACGCCTCTTCGGCGCTTTATGAAATATCGCAGTATTATATGTTCCTCCGCCAGGTGCCGCAAGGTCAGGCGGCTTTGGAGCAGGCGGTGGCTTATGCTCCTGATAATTTCTGGTATAGCCAGGGGCTGGTCGGCCTGTATCAGCAACAGAACGAGTTGGATAAGGCTGTAACGTTGCTTGAGAAAATGGTAACCCGTTTCCCGTTAAAGCAGGAGCCTTTGTTCAATCTGCTTGATATTTACAGTCGCCAGGAGAAATATAATGATGTCATTTCTACATTGAACCGTTTAGAGAAACGTTTGGGTAAGAATGAGCAGCTTTCTATGGAGAAATTCCGTATTTACCTTCAGATGAAAGATGATAAGAAGGCATTTCAGGAAATAGAAAGTCTGGTGCAGGAGTATCCGATGGATATGCGTTATCAGGTGATATTGGGAGATGTATATCTTCAGAATGGAAGAAAACAGGAAGCATACGATGCATATCAGAAGGTGCTGGCGGTAGAGCCCGACAATCCGATGGCTCTTTTTTCAATGGCTTCTTATTATGAACAGACCGGTCAGAAAGAGTTGTATCAACAGCAGCTGGATACTTTATTGCTGAATAAGAAGGTGGCTTCGGATACCAAAATCAGTGTTATGAGACAGGTGATTGTGGAAAACGAACAGTCGTCTGCCAAAGATAGCACTCAAGTGATTGCCTTGTTCGACCGGATGATGGAACAGGATATGGATGATCCGCAGATTCCGATGCTTTATTCTCAATACCTGTTGTCGAAAAATATGGAACAAGAGGCTGTGCCGGTACTGGAACAGGTGGTTAATCTGGATCCTGCCAATAAGGCGGCACGATTGATGCTGGTTAGTGCGGCAATGAAGAAGGAAGATCACAAGCAAATTATCAAAGTCTGTGAACCGGGTATTGAAGCCACTCCTGATGCGTTGGAACTTTATTATTATCTGGCTATTGCTTATCATCAGGCAGAACAGACGGATAGTGTATTGAGTGTTTGCAGCAGAGCATTGGAACATGTAACTGCCGATACCAGAAAAGAAGTCATTTCGGATTTCTATTCAATTATGGGAGATGTTTATCATACCAAGCAACAGATGGCGGAGGCATACGCTGCTTACGATTCGTCTTTGGTGTACAATCCTTCCAATATTGGTGCATTGAACAATTATGCTTATTATCTGTCTGTGGAACGTCGTGACTTGGACAAGGCGGAGGAGATGAGTTACAAAACGGTGAAAGCCGAACCTAATAATTCGACTTATCTCGATACTTATGCATGGATTCTTTTTGAAAAGGGAAACTATGCCGAAGCCCGTATCTATATTGATAATGCACTGAAGAATGACGGTGAGAAGAGTGATGTGATTGTGGAACATTGCGGAGATATTTATTTTATGACCGGTGATGTGGAAGGTGCGTTGAAATATTGGAAGAAGGCACTCGAAATGGGTAGCGAGTCGAAAACGTTGAAACGGAAAATAGAGAAGAAGAAATATATTGCGGAATGA
- a CDS encoding DUF4292 domain-containing protein produces the protein MKRIVYLLLLLVVLAGCKSSKHLVTSETKTSTKVPTSSYLASKLQLTIPSKKGSMSVGGTMKMKTHERVQVSLLMPILRTEVARIEVTPDEVLLVDRMNKRFVRATKAELKNVLSKNVEFSRLEKILMDASLPGGKTELTGKDIGIPSLEKAKVQLYEFSTQEFAMTPTELTSKYRQVPLEELVKMLVALL, from the coding sequence ATGAAAAGAATCGTTTATCTACTGTTGTTGCTAGTGGTGTTGGCCGGCTGTAAGAGTTCGAAGCACTTGGTAACCTCGGAAACAAAGACTTCAACAAAGGTTCCGACATCCAGTTACCTGGCTTCCAAGCTTCAGTTGACTATTCCCAGCAAGAAGGGAAGCATGTCTGTAGGGGGAACCATGAAGATGAAAACTCATGAGCGAGTACAAGTCTCTTTATTGATGCCTATTCTGCGTACGGAAGTGGCACGTATAGAGGTTACTCCCGACGAAGTTTTATTGGTAGACAGGATGAATAAGCGCTTTGTTCGTGCCACTAAAGCCGAATTGAAAAATGTATTGTCGAAGAATGTGGAGTTTTCTCGTTTGGAAAAGATATTGATGGATGCCTCTCTTCCCGGTGGAAAGACAGAGCTGACAGGAAAAGATATAGGAATTCCTTCATTAGAAAAGGCTAAAGTCCAACTTTATGAATTCTCTACACAAGAGTTTGCAATGACTCCGACGGAATTGACGTCCAAATATCGTCAGGTTCCTTTGGAAGAATTAGTAAAAATGCTGGTAGCTTTATTATGA
- a CDS encoding murein hydrolase activator EnvC family protein, protein MMKRFFVILISCLWLAVPLFAQSNKLIRELESKRGALQKQIAESESILKDTKKDVGSQLNNLAVLTGQIEERKRYIMAINNDVEAIQHELASLELQLHGLEKDLKDKKKKYEASVQYLYKNKSIEEKLMFIFSAKNLGQTYRRMRYVREYATYQRLQGEEILKKQDQIRKKKAELQQVKTAKENLLQERESEKVKLEEQEKEKRTLVANLQKKQKGLQNEINKKRREANQLNARIDKLIAEEIERAQEEARREEAARKKEESKEGKSAATETAAKSKSLEAYTMSKADRELSGNFAANRGKLPMPISGAYIITSRYGQYAVEGLRNVKLDNKGIDIQGKPGAQARAIFDGKVAAVFQLNGLFNVLIRHGNYISVYCNLSSASVKAGDTVETKQSIGQVFSDGTDNGRTVLHFQLRREKEKLNPEPWLNR, encoded by the coding sequence ATGATGAAACGTTTCTTTGTTATTCTAATCAGTTGCCTTTGGTTGGCAGTTCCTCTTTTCGCTCAATCGAACAAGTTGATTCGTGAGCTGGAAAGTAAACGCGGTGCACTGCAAAAACAGATTGCCGAATCGGAATCTATATTGAAGGATACAAAGAAAGATGTGGGAAGCCAGTTGAATAATCTGGCTGTGTTGACCGGTCAGATTGAAGAGCGAAAACGCTATATCATGGCTATCAACAATGATGTGGAGGCTATCCAGCATGAACTGGCTTCATTGGAGCTTCAGTTGCACGGGCTGGAGAAGGATTTGAAAGATAAAAAGAAGAAATATGAAGCTTCTGTCCAGTACTTGTATAAGAATAAGTCGATAGAGGAGAAGCTCATGTTTATTTTTTCGGCAAAGAATTTGGGGCAGACTTATCGGCGTATGCGGTACGTTCGTGAATATGCCACTTATCAACGCCTGCAAGGGGAAGAAATCCTGAAGAAACAGGATCAGATTCGCAAGAAGAAAGCGGAACTTCAACAGGTGAAAACTGCCAAAGAGAACCTGCTGCAAGAACGTGAGAGCGAAAAGGTGAAGTTGGAAGAGCAGGAAAAAGAGAAACGCACGTTAGTGGCTAATCTGCAAAAGAAACAGAAAGGATTGCAGAATGAGATTAATAAAAAACGCAGGGAAGCCAATCAGCTGAATGCCCGCATCGATAAATTAATTGCGGAAGAAATAGAGCGTGCGCAGGAAGAAGCTCGTCGTGAAGAGGCTGCCCGTAAGAAAGAGGAAAGTAAGGAGGGAAAATCTGCTGCAACAGAAACAGCCGCCAAATCGAAATCTCTTGAGGCTTATACCATGAGTAAGGCGGATCGGGAATTATCAGGTAACTTTGCCGCGAATCGCGGGAAATTGCCGATGCCTATATCCGGTGCTTATATTATCACCAGCCGTTACGGACAATATGCTGTAGAGGGGTTGCGCAACGTGAAACTGGATAACAAGGGTATTGATATCCAGGGAAAACCGGGTGCACAGGCGCGTGCCATCTTTGATGGGAAGGTGGCGGCTGTATTCCAATTGAATGGATTATTTAATGTTCTCATTCGTCATGGCAATTATATTTCTGTTTATTGCAATCTTTCTTCTGCATCCGTCAAAGCTGGTGATACGGTGGAGACGAAGCAATCCATCGGTCAGGTCTTTTCTGACGGTACGGATAATGGACGGACGGTATTGCACTTCCAGTTGCGTAGAGAGAAAGAAAAGTTGAACCCGGAACCTTGGCTAAACCGATAA
- a CDS encoding two-component regulator propeller domain-containing protein: MKLTKILICLLIFWTGTLSASPYFSFKKYQVEDGLSHNTVWCALQDSYGFIWLGTSDGLNRYDGRGNKVYRNVLNDKYSLENNFVEALIEVDKNLWVGTNSGLYIYDRDTDRFSYFDKTTQYNVYISSEIKKIIKTENGLIWIATLGQGFFIYDPKTGVLTQNSVQTSFVWDLCQSADRKRVYISSLQEGLLCFDENGKFLRTYEISLDINASDSYKVNCIQNIDGDIWIGAGSNLLSRLDEQTGAIDNYSGSAFNFGAVHCLLKYTDKELLVGTDNGLYLFDQNTNTFQRADNPADPRSLSDQTINGMMWDAEGALWVLTNLGGINYMSKQTKRFDYYSPAYLSGLPGAGKVVAPFCENKDGNIWIGTQNGLYFFNVVTRELSPYPIGGLNNQKYDIRSLLLDGDHLWIGTYAGGIRVVNLRTGAVKVYTHSRGIPYTICSNDVLCFYRGRNGDIYVGTSWGLCRYDAAKDNFMPIINIGSMISITDIHEDMYNHLWIATSGSGVFTYNTLNGHYKNYQHEREDSTTITCNSVITLFEDAEGTMWFGTNGGGLCSFDAKEKRFIEFDPHNTLLPNKVIYAIEQDQEGDFWVSSNAGIFKINPVTKERFRQFTINDGLQGNQFIARSSLKSSEGKLYFGGINGFNVFQPEQFVDNKYIPPVYVTDIQLPYQTDEQEVKRLLQLDKPLYMADEVTLAYENNSFSIRFVALSFEDPAKNRYSYILRGVDKEWIMNTNNNQVSYTNLPPGEYLFEVRGSNNDRRWNENITTLKVVITPPWWRSTFAYFVYVLMLLGWIGWMAWRWNLRVKRKYKRRMEKYQTAKEKEVYKSKISFFINLVHEIRTPLSLIRLPLEKLLEKEREGTDLKYLSVIDKNVNYLLGITNELLDFQKMESGTLHLSLKKSDIKGLVGDVYNQFTSPAELKGIDLQLIVPEQELVSMVDRDKLSKILVNLMGNAIKYAHARIDLKLLVTDGGYEIQVNDDGPGIPNEQKQKIFEAFYQFPDDKVATAVGTGIGLAFAKSLAEAHQGDLRLEDNIGGGSSFILSLPFKEWETEKTGDMVEIHSEEHVEDTDTISLGDSGKKFTVLLVEDNVELLNLTRESLAKWFRVLKASNGREALKVLAKGNVDIIVSDVMMPVMDGMELCDKVKSEISYSHIPVILLTAKTTLESKVEGFECGADVYIEKPFSVKQLHMQIENLLKLRQSFHKWMANLSGDTVAVSTTNFAMSQKDCEFITKIQKVIAEQLADENFSVDVLAEQMNMSRSNFYRKIKALSKMSPNDYLKTLRMNRAAELILNGTRISEVAEQVGFTSSSYFAKCFKAQYGVLPKEYTGQPPIISGED; this comes from the coding sequence ATGAAGTTAACTAAAATACTAATATGCTTACTGATCTTCTGGACCGGAACACTATCCGCGTCTCCTTATTTTTCGTTCAAGAAATATCAGGTAGAAGATGGATTGTCTCATAATACCGTGTGGTGCGCCCTTCAAGATAGTTATGGTTTTATCTGGCTGGGTACCAGTGACGGATTGAACCGTTATGACGGACGGGGCAATAAAGTGTACCGGAATGTTCTCAACGACAAATATTCATTAGAAAACAATTTTGTAGAAGCCTTAATAGAGGTGGACAAGAATCTCTGGGTTGGAACAAACTCTGGGCTTTATATTTATGACCGCGATACCGATCGTTTCTCTTACTTTGATAAAACGACGCAGTATAATGTATATATCAGCAGTGAGATTAAAAAGATTATTAAGACGGAAAATGGTCTTATCTGGATTGCGACTCTGGGACAGGGATTTTTTATTTATGATCCGAAAACGGGGGTGCTGACTCAAAATAGTGTTCAGACGTCTTTTGTCTGGGACCTCTGTCAGAGCGCTGATCGGAAGAGGGTCTATATATCTTCCTTACAGGAAGGGCTTTTGTGCTTTGACGAAAACGGCAAGTTTCTCCGGACGTATGAAATTTCATTAGATATAAATGCCTCCGATAGTTATAAGGTGAATTGTATTCAGAATATCGATGGAGACATTTGGATTGGTGCAGGAAGTAATCTGCTGAGTCGCTTGGATGAACAAACTGGAGCTATAGACAATTATAGTGGTTCGGCGTTTAATTTCGGAGCTGTTCATTGTTTATTGAAGTATACGGATAAAGAACTATTGGTAGGAACGGATAACGGGCTTTATCTGTTCGATCAAAATACAAACACATTCCAACGGGCGGATAATCCGGCGGATCCGAGAAGTTTGAGCGATCAGACCATCAATGGTATGATGTGGGATGCCGAAGGGGCTCTTTGGGTGTTGACCAATTTGGGTGGGATTAACTATATGTCCAAGCAGACTAAACGTTTTGATTATTATTCGCCTGCCTATCTGTCCGGATTGCCGGGAGCGGGGAAGGTCGTTGCTCCTTTTTGTGAGAATAAAGATGGGAATATCTGGATTGGAACCCAAAACGGTTTATATTTCTTTAATGTGGTAACCCGGGAGCTTTCTCCTTATCCAATCGGAGGACTTAATAATCAAAAATATGACATTCGTTCCTTGTTGTTGGACGGAGACCATTTATGGATCGGGACTTATGCCGGAGGAATCCGGGTTGTCAACTTGCGTACCGGAGCTGTGAAAGTTTATACTCATTCCCGTGGAATCCCTTATACGATTTGTAGCAACGACGTATTATGTTTTTATAGAGGGAGGAACGGAGATATTTACGTAGGAACGAGTTGGGGGTTATGTCGTTATGATGCCGCTAAAGATAACTTTATGCCCATCATAAATATTGGTTCTATGATTTCTATTACCGATATACATGAAGATATGTACAATCATCTCTGGATCGCTACTTCCGGTAGTGGCGTGTTCACCTACAATACGTTGAATGGTCATTATAAAAATTATCAGCACGAACGGGAAGATTCGACTACGATTACTTGCAATTCGGTCATTACTTTGTTTGAAGATGCGGAAGGAACGATGTGGTTTGGGACGAATGGGGGAGGATTGTGTTCTTTTGATGCTAAAGAGAAAAGATTCATAGAGTTTGACCCGCATAATACTTTATTACCAAACAAGGTTATTTATGCGATTGAGCAAGATCAGGAAGGTGATTTCTGGGTATCCAGTAACGCCGGAATTTTTAAGATTAATCCTGTTACAAAAGAACGTTTTCGCCAGTTTACGATTAATGACGGCTTGCAAGGGAATCAGTTTATAGCCCGGTCTTCATTGAAGTCATCCGAAGGCAAATTGTATTTTGGTGGGATCAATGGCTTTAATGTATTTCAGCCCGAACAGTTTGTAGATAACAAATATATTCCTCCGGTTTATGTGACCGATATCCAGTTGCCCTATCAGACCGATGAGCAAGAAGTAAAGAGGTTGCTTCAGTTGGACAAGCCTCTTTATATGGCGGATGAAGTGACTTTAGCTTATGAAAACAATAGCTTCTCCATCCGTTTTGTCGCTCTTAGTTTTGAAGATCCGGCAAAGAACCGATATTCTTACATACTTCGGGGAGTGGACAAGGAATGGATTATGAATACAAATAACAATCAGGTTTCTTACACCAATTTACCTCCCGGTGAGTATCTGTTCGAAGTCAGAGGCTCTAATAATGATCGCCGGTGGAACGAGAATATCACCACTTTAAAGGTGGTGATTACTCCTCCCTGGTGGCGTAGTACCTTTGCTTACTTTGTTTATGTCCTCATGTTGTTGGGATGGATCGGTTGGATGGCTTGGCGATGGAATCTTCGTGTTAAACGCAAGTATAAACGGCGGATGGAAAAATACCAGACTGCCAAGGAAAAGGAAGTTTATAAGTCGAAGATTAGCTTTTTCATTAATCTGGTACATGAGATACGTACTCCGCTTAGTCTGATACGGCTTCCTTTGGAGAAATTATTAGAGAAAGAACGTGAAGGAACAGATCTCAAGTATTTGTCCGTGATAGATAAGAATGTAAATTATCTGTTGGGGATTACTAATGAATTGCTTGATTTTCAGAAAATGGAGAGTGGTACGTTACATCTGAGTCTGAAAAAGAGTGATATTAAAGGACTTGTCGGTGACGTTTATAATCAGTTTACAAGTCCTGCTGAATTAAAAGGAATTGATTTGCAACTGATCGTGCCCGAGCAAGAGCTAGTGTCTATGGTGGATAGGGACAAATTAAGCAAGATCCTTGTCAATCTGATGGGAAATGCCATCAAATATGCTCATGCGCGTATTGACTTGAAACTGCTTGTCACTGATGGGGGATATGAGATACAAGTGAACGATGATGGTCCCGGAATCCCCAATGAACAGAAACAAAAGATATTTGAAGCTTTCTATCAATTTCCTGACGATAAGGTGGCTACAGCTGTAGGAACTGGCATCGGATTGGCTTTTGCGAAATCTTTGGCAGAAGCTCATCAGGGAGATTTGCGTCTGGAAGATAATATTGGAGGTGGTTCTTCGTTTATATTGTCTCTTCCGTTCAAAGAGTGGGAGACGGAAAAAACGGGTGATATGGTAGAAATACATTCGGAGGAACATGTGGAGGATACTGATACTATATCTTTGGGGGATTCAGGAAAGAAGTTTACGGTTTTGCTGGTTGAGGATAACGTTGAATTGCTGAATTTGACTCGTGAGTCGTTAGCGAAATGGTTCCGTGTGTTGAAGGCTTCCAACGGTCGTGAAGCACTTAAAGTGCTTGCAAAGGGAAATGTGGATATAATAGTGAGTGACGTAATGATGCCGGTGATGGATGGGATGGAACTTTGTGATAAAGTGAAGTCTGAAATCTCTTATTCACATATCCCAGTCATATTGTTGACAGCGAAAACCACTTTGGAGTCTAAAGTCGAAGGATTTGAATGTGGAGCGGATGTATATATTGAGAAACCATTTTCTGTTAAACAACTTCACATGCAGATCGAGAATCTGTTGAAGCTGAGACAGTCTTTCCATAAGTGGATGGCGAACTTGTCGGGAGATACGGTTGCTGTTTCGACAACGAACTTTGCAATGTCTCAAAAAGACTGTGAGTTTATAACGAAGATACAGAAAGTGATAGCCGAACAGTTGGCAGATGAAAACTTCTCGGTAGACGTTTTGGCTGAACAGATGAATATGAGCCGTTCTAATTTCTATCGGAAGATAAAGGCTCTGTCCAAAATGTCTCCTAATGATTATTTGAAGACACTTCGTATGAATAGAGCTGCTGAACTGATACTGAACGGTACCCGGATTTCAGAAGTAGCAGAGCAGGTAGGATTTACTTCTTCCTCTTATTTTGCGAAATGTTTTAAAGCGCAATATGGTGTACTGCCTAAGGAATATACAGGTCAGCCTCCGATTATTTCAGGTGAGGATTGA
- a CDS encoding arylsulfatase, with translation MNSKFLLLPTTLMVVGHSAAEAKGKKSDQRPNILVILADDLGYSDLGCYGSEIHTPNLDKLAKQGVRFNHFYNTSRSCPTRASLLTGLYQHQAGIGRMTFDDHLPGYRGTLSRNAVTIAEVLKESGYATSMVGKWHVAETPLRKDQREWLAHHVFHDTFSDLCHYPVNRGFDSHYGIIYGVVDYFDPFSLVEGEVPVKEVPEGYYITQALSDRAAKEVEEYAKDDKPFFMYLAYTAPHWPLQALPEDIKKYEDTYKVGWEAIRNARYERQKQLGIFPGMDNFLSERQFNDKWENNVHAEWDARAMAVHAAMIDRMDQGIGQVIDALEKTGQLDNTLILFLSDNGCSNENCQNYSPGENDRPDMTRDGKKIIYPHNKEVMPGPQTTYASLGARWANVANTPFRFWKAKSYEGGICTPMIAHWPKGIKKNVGKTTSEIGHVMDIMATCIDMAGATYPTKYKGNDIIPLEGKSLVPIFKTGHREGHDYLGFEHYNERAFLSNDGWKLVRPGENAKWELYNLNEDRSEMHNLAAQYPEKVAEMTKAYETWAKRCMVEPYPGQKKK, from the coding sequence ATGAATTCTAAATTCTTACTATTACCAACCACTTTGATGGTTGTTGGACATTCTGCAGCAGAGGCAAAAGGGAAAAAATCCGATCAAAGGCCCAATATCCTGGTAATCCTTGCAGATGACCTAGGCTATTCTGACCTGGGATGCTACGGTAGTGAAATTCACACACCTAATCTGGACAAACTGGCAAAACAAGGAGTACGTTTCAATCATTTCTATAACACCAGCCGTAGTTGTCCGACACGTGCTTCCCTGTTGACAGGACTTTATCAACATCAGGCAGGAATCGGACGTATGACCTTTGATGATCACCTTCCGGGTTACCGGGGAACACTCTCACGCAATGCCGTTACTATCGCCGAAGTATTGAAAGAATCGGGATATGCTACCAGCATGGTAGGTAAATGGCACGTCGCTGAAACTCCCCTACGCAAGGATCAACGCGAATGGCTGGCACATCATGTTTTTCATGACACATTCTCCGACTTATGTCACTATCCGGTTAATCGTGGATTCGATTCCCATTACGGAATCATTTACGGAGTGGTAGATTATTTTGATCCATTCAGTTTGGTAGAAGGAGAAGTACCCGTAAAAGAAGTACCGGAAGGATATTATATTACACAGGCACTTTCGGATCGTGCAGCAAAAGAAGTGGAAGAGTATGCAAAGGATGATAAACCATTCTTTATGTACCTGGCTTATACAGCACCACATTGGCCACTACAGGCACTCCCTGAAGACATTAAAAAATACGAAGACACCTATAAAGTAGGTTGGGAAGCTATCCGTAACGCCCGTTATGAACGTCAAAAGCAGTTGGGAATTTTCCCAGGAATGGATAATTTCCTTTCTGAAAGACAATTCAATGACAAATGGGAAAACAATGTGCATGCAGAATGGGATGCACGTGCCATGGCCGTTCATGCCGCCATGATCGATCGTATGGACCAGGGTATAGGACAAGTTATCGATGCATTGGAAAAGACCGGACAACTTGATAATACGCTGATCTTATTCCTCTCTGACAACGGATGCAGTAATGAAAATTGCCAAAATTACTCTCCAGGAGAAAATGACCGTCCTGACATGACTCGTGATGGGAAGAAAATAATCTATCCACACAACAAGGAAGTAATGCCTGGTCCACAAACCACATACGCTTCTTTGGGAGCACGCTGGGCAAACGTAGCCAACACGCCATTCCGTTTTTGGAAAGCTAAATCTTATGAAGGAGGCATCTGTACTCCGATGATTGCCCACTGGCCGAAAGGTATCAAGAAGAATGTCGGCAAAACGACTTCCGAAATCGGGCATGTAATGGATATCATGGCTACCTGTATTGATATGGCAGGAGCCACTTACCCTACCAAATATAAAGGAAATGACATCATTCCATTGGAAGGCAAGAGCCTGGTTCCTATCTTCAAGACCGGACATCGTGAAGGACATGACTACCTTGGATTCGAACATTACAATGAACGTGCATTTCTTTCTAATGACGGCTGGAAACTGGTTCGTCCGGGAGAAAACGCTAAATGGGAATTATACAACCTGAATGAAGACCGAAGCGAAATGCATAATCTAGCAGCACAATACCCTGAAAAAGTAGCCGAAATGACAAAGGCTTACGAAACATGGGCTAAACGTTGTATGGTAGAGCCTTACCCGGGACAGAAAAAGAAATAG
- a CDS encoding sulfatase — MKLRRHLPWLGALLPIANTQAETKPNVVIIYIDDMGIGDIGCYGGKFVPTPNIDKLAQDGLLFNQYYSSAPVSSPSRCGLTTGLFPLEVGINTFLNDKAANKRCEQRNFLDDKLPSMARAFQNAGYSTGHIGKWHMGGGRDVHNAPSIKNYGFDEYISTYESPDPDLAITATKWIWSDKDSVKRWRRTEYFVDKSIEFVKKHKDEPFFLNLWPDDMHTPWVPEFKQRERKSWETQEAFAPVLAEMDKQLGRFIKALDELGVGENTIIIFTSDNGPAPSFKSVRSAYLRGTKNSLYEGGIRMPFIVRYPKKIKAGQVNNESVLCAVDLYPTLCSIAGIKTEKGYKGDGQNYSKVLLGKSEAQRKTDLMWDFGRNKHFGFPGNPYDRSPHLAIRSGKWKLLVNGDGSDAQLYDMEKDKFEKNNIANEHPDLVAKLSKKVCKWFEENKDKGKE; from the coding sequence ATGAAATTGAGAAGACATTTGCCTTGGTTGGGAGCCCTACTCCCCATTGCTAACACACAAGCAGAAACAAAACCTAATGTAGTAATTATCTATATCGATGATATGGGTATCGGTGACATAGGCTGTTATGGAGGTAAATTCGTTCCTACTCCCAATATTGACAAGTTGGCACAAGACGGACTATTATTCAACCAATATTACTCTTCTGCACCGGTTAGTTCTCCATCCCGCTGTGGATTAACCACAGGCCTCTTTCCTCTTGAAGTGGGAATCAACACTTTCCTGAATGACAAAGCCGCGAATAAAAGATGCGAACAACGTAATTTCCTTGATGATAAGTTGCCTTCAATGGCACGTGCCTTCCAAAATGCAGGCTACTCCACAGGACATATCGGAAAATGGCACATGGGAGGCGGACGTGACGTGCACAATGCTCCTTCTATTAAGAATTACGGTTTTGACGAATACATATCAACCTACGAAAGTCCGGATCCGGATCTGGCAATCACTGCAACCAAGTGGATATGGTCGGATAAAGACAGTGTAAAGCGTTGGAGACGTACCGAATACTTTGTAGATAAAAGTATTGAATTTGTAAAAAAGCACAAAGACGAACCTTTTTTCCTGAATCTATGGCCGGATGATATGCATACCCCTTGGGTACCGGAGTTCAAACAAAGGGAAAGAAAAAGCTGGGAAACACAAGAAGCATTTGCTCCTGTACTTGCAGAAATGGACAAACAACTCGGACGTTTCATCAAAGCCCTGGATGAGTTGGGAGTGGGAGAAAATACAATCATTATTTTCACTAGCGACAATGGTCCTGCACCCAGCTTTAAATCTGTACGTTCCGCTTATTTGAGAGGAACTAAAAATAGCCTTTATGAAGGTGGGATCCGTATGCCGTTCATCGTTAGATATCCAAAGAAAATTAAAGCCGGACAGGTAAATAACGAGTCTGTATTATGCGCAGTAGATTTATATCCGACTTTGTGTTCTATAGCCGGAATCAAAACAGAAAAAGGCTACAAAGGCGATGGGCAGAACTACTCAAAAGTTCTTCTCGGTAAATCGGAAGCCCAACGCAAGACCGATTTAATGTGGGACTTCGGACGAAACAAACATTTTGGCTTTCCAGGAAACCCTTATGACAGAAGTCCCCATTTAGCTATACGTAGCGGAAAGTGGAAATTATTAGTGAACGGTGACGGAAGCGATGCGCAACTATATGATATGGAAAAGGATAAGTTCGAAAAGAATAATATCGCAAATGAGCATCCTGATTTGGTTGCAAAGTTGAGCAAGAAAGTATGCAAATGGTTTGAGGAAAACAAAGACAAAGGAAAAGAGTAA